The nucleotide window ATATTATAAGTAAAGTCTGATCATTGCTTTCATTAAAGAATACAATGTAGTGTAGGATGAAATGCAGAGAACTTAATACAGGCTGCACCTAGGGGAAAAGCCCTATATTCCGACTAGGTAATTCTGCTTCTCTTAATGAGAAGGATCAGTGTGACTGTACTGCCATTTAGTGCTGGGAAACATATTAGCAGACAGGTAAGATTTTCTGTATGTACATGtaacatgctgcgttcctccactcgttcctctgaacgcctctggaggaagtctcacactctcgcagacttccttcactacaaatttatgctatcctgtttcaactctgccctctcttgcaagctaaacaagcctacttttctgcactaatcaacatgcacaagtctaacccacgccgactgttctctgtctttgatactctactcaaaccaccctcagctgcctctccttcctccatctccgctcaggactttgctgactattttaaggaaaaggtggaatccatacggcagaacatcccctctgtttcttccccccatcctacacctcttcctaactctcctcttgccttccttgagtctttttccactgtctcagaggaggatgtgtcgctgttgatctcctcttctccctctaccacttgccctcttgaccccattccctcccatctcctaaaacctctagctcctactataatccctacgcttacacacatttttaactcctccctctgctctggaacctttccatcctccttcaaacatgcaacagtcataccattactcaaaaacagcaagcttgaccctacctgtctttctaactatcgacctgtctccctcctgccttttgcctctaaactacttgaacgtcttgtattctctcgcttgctccattttctcaacacctattctctcctagaccctctacaatctggcttccgcactgctcactccacggaaacagccctcactaaaataactgacgacctccatgctgccaaagacagaggtcattacactctgctcatattactcgacctctgtgcagcatttgacaccatggaccaccctcttctcctccacattctccatactctaggtattcggaacaaagctctatcctggatctcatcctacctctcccatcgtacttttagtgtctcttctgctaacacctcctcctcctctattgatctctctgtgggggaaccccagggctctgtcctgggacctcttctcttttctctgtacacactctctctaggtgaccgaataacatcttttgggtttaattatcacctctatgccgacgacacacaaatatgcttttcaacacctgaccttacacctgctgtacaaaccaaagtttctgaatgtttctctgctatatcatcctggatggccctccgatgccttaaactcaacatggctaaaacagagctcctcatacttcctcccaaacctggccctactacctccttccacattactgttggaactacaatcattcacccagtagcccaagcacgctgcctaggggtcacattcgactcctttctcacattcgcccctcacattcaaaacatttctaaaacttgtcgctttttcctccgcaatataactaagatacgcactttcctctgttgttcgactgctaaaactctgactcaggccctcattctctcccgtcttgattactgtaacctcctgctgtccggccttcctgcctctcacctgtctcccctacaatctatcctaaatgctgctgccagaatcactctactctttcctagatctgtctcagcatctcccctcatgaaatccgtctcctggcttccgatcaaatcccgcatctcacactccattcttctcctcacttttaaagctttacattcttctgcccctccttactgcaccgacacactttattcgagcaaatacccggtatgtacctggcagatacctggaatgcgccactcctaacctctgacaagccccgttgcatttgccttcccagcctgggttcatgcctggctgatgggcggctgatctgttaaatgataatgattaggatttaataggctgcaatgcttcgcgtgtctaccagatggcataaattcatgaattgtaatgcagtttatatatatatatactgtgcagtattgcagccagcgggaataaaatgcttcaatccctgcttggaaaataactcaatgtactcgggcagaaaacagtcacaaacctcaatacacccgggtatacccgaattcgtgggactagccaagctcgaataaagtgtgtcgccagtgtacatctcatccctaatttctcggtatgcaccatccagactcttgcgttcttctcaaggatgtcttctttctaccccctttgtatctaaagccctctcccgccttaaaccttttccactgactgcccctcacctctggaatgcccttcccctcagtactcgactagcaccctctctatccacctttaagacccaccttaagacacacttgcttaaagaagcatatgaatagcactgtggatattctaaacacgatacataatgcttggccccctgcagacgcatttaccagaactccctcctactgtctctgtacgttctccctacctaccaattagactgtaagctcctcggggcagggactcctcttccgaaatgttacttttatgtctaaagcacttattcccatgatctgttatttatattatctgttatttatttgattaccacatgtattactactgtgaagcgctatgtacactaatggcgctatataaataaagacatacaatacaatacaatacaacattagACACACTGGTGTGTGTATAAGTAATGCTTGATATTTTCGTATATATCTGGATTCATATACAAATATCCACATTTCCAGTCTCAATTTGCCACAAAAGTCTTCAATGTTATTTACAGATGTTAGATAATTAAGAACAACTAGAACTATTCATTGTGATATTGAATTATAAATACagaggttacatacagtagttacaaaatactgtagatgaagttgaaaaaatacataaagtATGTTCATCGAGTTCATCCTAAgttacatttagacgacagatacttatcctttCTGAGAAAGATgctcaacctttttttgaacaaatctattgtatctgccatcacagtctccatgggtaataataatatgttcttgtatagcgctgctagttttacgtagtgcttaacagagacattttgcaggcacaggtccttgccccgtggagcttacaatctatgtttttggtgccggaggcacaaggagataaagtgacttgcccaaggtcacaaggagcaggctcccctgcttcaaactctcagtgccagtcagtgtctttactctcggagacacactgtaactgcccttactgtaaagagcctttcctttgttgctggttaaatctcctttcctccaaccttaagggatggccccgagtcctttgtactgcccttgggatgaatatttcttttgaaagcgtcttgtactgtccccaaatatatatttgtatatagttatcatatcccctcttagacgcctcttttctaatgtaaaatgtaatttagctagcctctcctcataagaccatccatcccctttattaatttggtgcttcttctctgcactttttctagttgtataatgtattttttatggagtggtgcccaaaactgtacacCATATACAATGTGTATTATGATTATTTTCTTTCCATGGTCAGTCAGTGATTAAATTGCAAATAAATTAAAATTCACCTAAAACAATCAGTGGCACCAAAACGTGGTACGTTTGCTTGTGGTCAGAAAACCACAAAAACCTCCCTTAACTCTAATGCCGGGTTTCAGTCTCATGCCCTCCTCTTTGTACGCCTTGTTTGTAGAGACACTTTAAAATATATTATTGAGTATTGAATATAGAGGAGATCTATCAAAGAGTTAAAACGGGAGACCTGAAATCAACCAAGAACATCCCCAGAAGGAAACAGATTCTGTGCAGAACTCTTCCACGTTGACACAAAATCCATCTCCTGTACGTGACAGCAGTGAGCAGTCGGGAATTAAATCCAGACAATCTAACGATCTAGAACAAAAGTAACAGCCCATCCAGATATGGAAATTAATACATAAATTTAAAGTAACAAAGAGAAATTCTCAATTGCCTCTCAGTGAATACCAATGTGTACAATATTAGATGGATGCAACGTTGTGTGTATAAAAAGACAACATGTTCTCAACTCCAAATCTTTGCAAACACCCAACCTGTTTAACACAGGGAAACTTTCTGTGGGGCTGGTGCACAAACTCAATAAACCCATCCCTTGTATAAAACAGTGTCCTGTTAATGAATGGGACAATAAAATGTAGATACTGTGACAGAGTCCCTGTCTCTTTATGCTGGATTGTagtgcagtactgtatgttctttccAGCTTGCAACCAGTACAACTCCTTTGGAGAGGTTAGGTGCAGGTGCAGGTGCAGCTAATTAACAGACAGAACTCCTGAATGAACagggggtttaaaaggcaggcagtGAGCTGCCAAAGAGTGACTTTCCCCAACCATGAGGATACTGGCTGGTCTGGTCCCCAGGCCTGTAGGGAGCAGGGTTTTGGGACCATCTGGAAGTCACACCCAGGAAACAGAATTACCATGGGTGTGAACAAACCCCCTGGATGTGCTCTGCTCCAAGGAACTGGTGTTCCAGACCAAAGGAGGAAGCAGAGCTCTGACGTATCCAGAGGGATTGCCTGGACGGCACACTCAGataaggactttaatattgttccctGATAATGTGTTgtatgatttggggctggtatcTTAGCTGGCAAGCCACGTAGCTAGGACCTGTGCGGTGTTGTAAGTCTCCCAAGGTGGAGTAGGCTTTCTTTTTATGGTTTgtattttgacttaaagggacagtgttccCAATGTGTGTTGTGTTTGTGGAGAATAAACCACTGAAGCTTAGAGCTTAACCCATTGTTTGGCCTCTTACTGACCCTACCCCAAGGCCGTCCAGCCActgtaaatataataaaatgaataCACCTTCCCCTATTAGCATACTCTTTCCACCCTTATCCTCATCCGTTTTGTGCAGAGCTCTTGTTAGTGATGCTTTGAGGTCTTTGTTACTCAGACTGTAAATAAAGGGATTGAATAAAGGGGTAATTAATGTATAAATAACAGACACAAGACTGTCACCTATCCCCATAATAGATAAAGACCACAGAAAGGTGAGACGCGCAAGTGGAGAAagctttgtgtttcccttccttgGTCGGGATCCTTTGGTTTGTACGAAAAATGTGTATGTATGGGATACAAGTGATTAATAAGGCAGGTAGTACTAAAAGTAACGCAGCAAGAAATATGGCCAGGATGTTTATGAAGGTGTCAGTGCACGATAGCTGTAACAGGAGGGCAGGTCACAGAACAAGCCCTTGATGATATTTGGGAAACAAATGGTCAACCTGCATGTACAAAGTGTCTGTATCAATGAGTGGGAGAATCCAAGAGCCCACGCCACTGATACCAGTTGGGCACAAACTTCCCAAGACATGACGTCACTGTAATGCAGAGGGTGGTAGATGGCAACATATCTGTCGTAGGACATCCCTGCCAGCAGGAAGACCTCAGAACCAGTAAAAATACAAGAGCTCTTCATAATGTGactatatcacagttatattGCGCTCCCCATTAATTTCCCCTGTCCATTCAGGAACAAATTATGAACCGTTCTTCATTTGGGTTATTTTTAGCTGCAATCCTAATACCTGCATTTACACactcatttatatatttttcacagaCTTCACTGATTACATCAGAAATCACTACCTTATAGACGTTTTAGTAATTTATCCCTATCTTTCGAAGGACCTTATAATTCTTGTTAGTTAACCCCATACACACCTGCTTTATTCAAAACCTTTTATTCCCACATTGTACATGTAATATTTCAGTATTAGATATATAAAAAGGAGAAATTCTGCCCAACAGGAAACTTCAGGAATTCTTCAATCCTTATGTAACACTAGCACAGTATATAGCACCTACAGATCCCTCACATACCTATCTCACATTGACGTGAATCCAGAACTCAGCTATAAACTCAGCCTAATGTCTGTTCCTATGTGAAAGTGTTTGTGCAGAGTATTTCTAAGTGCTCCTTTGAGCTCCGTGTTTCTCAGACTGTAAATTAAAGGGTTTAATAAAGGGGTAATAACAGTATAAATAACAGACAACAGACGGTCACTAATACCAGGGTGACTTGGTGCGGGACgtaaatatgtaaataaaatagTCCCATAAAAGATAAAGACCACAGACAGGTGAGACGCGCAGGTGGAGAAagctttgtgtttcccttccttgGTCGGAATCCTCAGGATTGTACAAAAAATGTGTATGTATGGGATAAAAGTGATTAATAAGGCAAATAAGCATAAAGAAAAAGCTGAGAAAAATATGAGCAGGATGTTTATGAAGGTGTCAGTGCACGAGAGCTGTAACAGGAGGGGCAGGTCACAGAAGAAGCCCTGGATGATGTTTTGGCCACAAAAGGTCAACCTGTGTGTACAAAGTGTATGTATCAATGAGTCAGAGAATCCAAGAGCCCACGCCACTGACACCAGTTGGACACAGATTTCCCAAGACATGACGTGACTGTAATGCAGAGGGTGGCAGATGGCAACGTATCTGTCATAGGACATCCCTGCCAGCAGGAAGAGCTCAGAACTGGCAAAAATCATAAAGAAAAATACCTGAGCTCTGCAAGCCGTTAGGGAAATTGTCCTAAATTCAGTGAGTAAGTCAGAGAGCatccgagggacagtgacagaggaaGAGCCGGCGTCCAAACACGCCAGGTTAccaaggaagaaatacattggggTGTGAAGACGGGAGTCATTGTGGATAAGAACAAGAATGAGAAGGTTTCCGGTCAAAGTCATGAGATAGATGAGGTAAAACATCAGGAATAATATGTACCGAATATTTGGGAAATCAGAGAATCCAAGAAGGAAGAATTCATGTGATATTGTTTGGTTTTCCAGTCTTATGTTCACCATGAAGTCACCTGCATTGGAAATCCAAGAacaacacaatattacaggtgctgagatgatacacagtaacacaatattacaggtgctgagaggatacacagtaacacaatattacaggtgctgagaggatacacagtaacacaatattacaggtgctgagatgatacacagtaacacaatattacaggtgctgagaggatacacagtaacacaatattacaggtgctgagaggacacacagtaacacaatattacaggcgctgagaggatacacagtaacacaatattacaggtgctgagaggatgCACTGTAACACAATTTGAACAAATTCAAATGATAGAGACTAAAATTTTCTCTAACATGGGAAAGTAGCTTCACAGCTTATTGAATAAAGGCCATAGACTGAATTTTATAAAGCTGAAATATACCTATATTGTTCTCTAACAAGTGCATTATTGCTAATCTGTAAAAATCATGTTTGATAATATTTTAGCGCTGTAGATATTAACAAGTGTGTATTTCATTACTCACCAGAGCGcatcctgtgctggggagggagctGTTCTTGTGCTGGGTGAGGATGTGATGTTTGCTGCTGTAGTCTCTACAAGCCCAGGAATTAGACACAGCCACATGTGCCTCTCTTACCTGTATGTGATCACACGCTGTGTGAGTCAGTGTATGATgcagtgtgtctctcacacacacagctctgccttaTATAGCTCACTACTGCCACCTGTCACCTTTCTGGGGGATTCATTAAAGTTACAAATGTCTGCTCAGCCTcaagagagagatatgtgggactgggtgctagggagagatactgtatgtgggactgggtgctAGGGAGAGAtgctgtatgtgggactgggtgctTGGGAGAGATACTGTATGTGGGACCGGGTGCTAGGGAGAGAtgctgtatgtgggactgggtgctAGAGAGAGAttctgtatgtgggactgggtgctagggagagatactgtatgtgggactgggtgctagggagagatactgtatgtgggactgggtgctagggagagatactgtatgtgggactgagtgctagggagagatactgtatgtattgtattgtatgtctttatttatatagcgccattagtgtacatagcgcttcacagtagtaatacatgtggtaatcaaataaataacagattataaaaataacagatcatgggaataagtgctttagacataaaagtaacatttcggaagaggagtccctgccccgaggagcttacagtctaattggtaggtagggagaacgtacagagacagtaggagggagttctggtaagtgcgtctgcagggggtcaagcattatgtatcgtgtttagaatatccacagtgctattcatatgcttcattaagcaagtgtgtcttaaggtgggtcttaaaggtggatagagagggtgctagtcgggtactgaggggaagggcattccagaggtgtggggcagtcagtgaaaaaggtttaaggcgggagagggctttagatacaaagggggtagaaagaagacatccttgagaagaacgcaagagtctggatggtgcataccgagaaattagggatgagatgtaaggaggggcagaagaatgtaaagctttaaaagtgaggagaagaatggagtgtgagtatgtgggactgggtgctagagagagatactgtatgtgggactgggtgctAGGGAGAAatactgtatgtgggactgggtgctAGGGAGAGAtgctgtatgtgggactgggtgctagggagagatactgtatgtgggactgggtgctagggagagatactgtatgtgggactgggtgctagggagagatactgtatgtgggactgggtgctTGGGAGAGATGCTGTATGTGGGACCGGGTGCTAGGGAGAGAtgctgtatgtgggactgggtgctAGGGAGAGATGCTGTATGTGGGATTGGGTGCTAGGGAGAGATGCTGTATGTGGGACCGGGTGCTAGGGAGAGAtgctgtatgtgggactgggtgctAGGGAGAGATGCTGTATGTGGGACCGGGTGCTAGGGAGAGAtgctgtatgtgggactgggtgctAGGGAGAGAtgctgtatgtgggactgggtgctagggagagatactgtatgtgggactgggtgctAGGGAGAGAtgctgtatgtgggactgggtgctAGGGAGAGATACtttatgtgggactgggtgctagggagatatactgtatgtgggactggCTGCTAGGGAGAGatactgtatgtgggactgggtgctAGGGAGAGATACtttatgtgggactgggtgctagttagatatactgtatgtgggactgggtgcttgggagagatactgtatgtgggactgggtgctAGGGAGAGAtgctgtatgtgggactgggtgctAGGGAGAGATGctgtatgtgggactgtgtgctagggagagagagagagatataaaaaGAAATATGAATTAGAGAGAGTTTATTTtggtttaatatttttttaattatgagtTGTAGCAGGCAGGGGGAAGGaggagtaggggggtggggggggtctgcTTGTTCCCCTCCTGTGAAGCTGAGGGAACATTTTTAGggtcagttggcagtgaggatAGAACAGTAAGGGCAGCAGTTAATATTGCAGTTTATTTTCCTGGTACATATTACTGTGGCTGCTGCAGCCCCAGTTGTGTgtatgcatagttacatagttacatagttacatagtatgcATCAGCCTTATTCTAACCTATCTGGTTTGGAAGTGAATGACCAGCAAAGCCATCCAAtctcagcaaactcctctgtccCACTGAGGGCAGAAtgagcattaaaaaaaactaatataCGGTATAAAAAAGACAGAACAGTGCGCAATAAAATAAAGATACCGTGCactaaataagggggggggggtgagaataaAATGATCCAAATGTGGGGGATACAGAGCAGAGTGCCCATTCTGACGCCCATTGGGGGGCAAactctgacaccgtcccagtgaACTCAGCGCGGGTGTACTCTGCCCGGTAACAGGGAAGCACCAGCGCCCGGGACATCCCCACTATGTTTCTTTTTATAAATAACCAGCTTTGCCACAAGCAGGTTGACAAGGATGTCCCTAGGCTTATTGCCCCGGGGCAAAAAAGTGTAAGTGAGAAGGCCCCTCAAGTTGGATAAGATGAGTCTGGTACACGGAAAATAAATATGATGCACCAACTCACGTTCGCTGGAAAAGGTGCAATTGGTGGGGAGTTCATGACGTGGCAAAGAAGTCTCCCGTActcagagcacagggggggactCTCCCGTACTCAGAGCACAGGGGAGGGCTCTCCCGTACTCAGAGCACAGGGGAGGACTCTCCATCTCAGGTGGTGAAACTACTCTGAATAGATTTCCCTGTACCAGGGCCTCGCCCCCTCAATAGCAGGTAGTACCCGCCCACAGATGGTATTGGGGTTGCCATCGAGGGCGCGGTAGTTCACTATTTAGAACACAATAGAGTACAACCCCTTCCTCGCATGCCACGGAAAACATGCTTGGGAAATGTCCTCCAACCTTGTAAGATTGGGGACTGGAGGAGCCTGATTAATTTGCCATGAGACCCACGCAGAGATCTGGAGAGCTGGGGATGAAGGGTGGGCACGGCTCTGCGGTCTGCAATACCCTCTTGATGAAGGTGCATGAGCTGGGGGAAATTGTATTCTTTTTCTCCTGGATCAGACGATGAGGGATTTGGGTGCTGTGAGATGCTGAGAGGATACAcggtaacacaatattacaggtgctgagaggatacacggtaacacaatattacaggtgctgagaggatacacagtaacacaatattacaggtgctgagaggatacacagtaacacaatattacaggtgctgagagaatacacagtaacacaatattaatggtgctgagaggatacagaGTAACACAATTGAACAAATTGAACAAATTCAAATGATAGAGACTAAAATCTTCTCTAACAtggggaagcagcttcacagcttTTTGAATAAGGGCCATAAACTGATAATTTATAAAGCTGAAACATACTGTACCTGTATTGAACTTTAACAAGTGCATTATTGCTAAAGGGGAAACAGACACAGATTTCTCACCTAAGCGCGTTCTCCTGAAATTGggtaaaacaaatgaacaagcCACAAAAACTGGGGTATATCCGACCAGGAATAAGGGAAATACATGTGAAACAGAACAATGCAGCATGCGCCGTGTAATGTGGGGTTAGGGACGAGTTAAATGTAGAAAATATCCTGGCATTGTACaattttgtattgttttgtattgtatttataAGTTTTCTATgaacaaaacaacaaacaatGTTTGAAGGTTTATATTACTGTATCTGTGTGaatgtaacattaaggaaaaaaacacacacagatgaagaaaataaatatatatataccatctgtTATCACTGGTTTGCCTCATATCATTTTACTAAAAATAATATTATACTCTGCTCAAATGTAACATTGGGCCATATTACTCTGAATATTGACAAAAGTGCTCAATCCTATAAAGACACAAAGGTAATGTGATAGAATAAAGGGAGAGAGTAGAATACTAGGGTACAATATATTGTCATtagctaaataaagaaaaaaacatataaagactTTACACATTTTAAATGTGAGTTTCTTCCGCTGCAGAAATATACATCAGTACTGAGTATCATTACTCACCAAAGAGcatcctgtgctggggagggagctGTTCCTGTGCTGGGTGAGGATGTGATGTTTGCTGCTATAGTCTCTACAAGCCCTTTCTTATGAATTAGACACAGCCATATGTGCCTCTCTTACCTGTATGTGATCACACGCTGTGTGAGTCAGTGTATGAggcacagtgtctctcacacacacagctctgccttaTATAGCTCACTACTGCCACCTGTCACCTTTCTGGGGAACTAATTAAAGTTACTAATTTCTGCTCAGCCTCATGGGACGGAGGAAACATTTCTTACATTGTACCTTGGGGGATCTCACATCTGAGAAACTCTTTAGTACTCTATTTTAACTCTTTTCTGTATTTATCTTCACTCATACCTACAAATCCTTCTGCAGAAGAAATGCCCAGAGCTAAGGGTTTCTATAAGTAAGGACTGCACcttattaatatattattatctATAAGTATGAGGAACTGCATGTTAAAATATTTCCCCTTTTTCATTCATGagggaaaatacatttattacTATACCAGTATTGGGACGGGCTGCACTCcactatgtatatacagtatttggatTTGAGGCaataggtgacacattgtgtgctcatttccatgtcatttcccagaatcccttgctgcagtggaagcactgtatgctaggtgataatggcgaaaagcagggttgcagacctgtctgtgacatctgaatgtgctcacaagatatatatatatatataacatcaatGTTTCTCAGGCGAGAAAAATTACCCTGTACAAACCCCCTAAATAcatgattaaatatatataacactAGAACTGCCGATCAGATACAATACAAAATGTAATGAACAAAAAGATAATATGTAACCACCGCGATCTCAGTGCAGTTTTGGGGGACAAAATTAGCTGACAAATTGGTTCACAGTCATTATTTGTCTCCGGTTACTAAACCCCTTTCTTTTCTATCCAATGATAGGAAGGGGATCCTCCTATGTGCAAAGATAGATCATGTAGATAAAGAAATATATGCAAAGGCGCCCTGTGTATTTATTCTATATATATTCTATAATTGTTTTAAAATAGCAAAACCCAACTTTT belongs to Ascaphus truei isolate aAscTru1 chromosome 11, aAscTru1.hap1, whole genome shotgun sequence and includes:
- the LOC142463001 gene encoding olfactory receptor 5AP2-like, whose product is MVNIRLENQTISHEFFLLGFSDFPNIRYILFLMFYLIYLMTLTGNLLILVLIHNDSRLHTPMYFFLGNLACLDAGSSSVTVPRMLSDLLTEFRTISLTACRAQVFFFMIFASSELFLLAGMSYDRYVAICHPLHYSHVMSWEICVQLVSVAWALGFSDSLIHTLCTHRLTFCGQNIIQGFFCDLPLLLQLSCTDTFINILLIFFSAFSLCLFALLITFIPYIHIFCTILRIPTKEGKHKAFSTCASHLSVVFIFYGTILFTYLRPAPSHPGISDRLLSVIYTVITPLLNPLIYSLRNTELKGALRNTLHKHFHIGTDIRLSL